One window of Hymenobacter sp. BRD128 genomic DNA carries:
- a CDS encoding oxidoreductase produces the protein MTKHWFITGVSTGFGKHLAELALAKGDKVAATFRQPDQADEFTQKAGANGLGLVADVADEAAVKQAVADAIARLGHLDVVVNNAGYGSLGPIEEVPDEEVQRQFDINVFGPLRVLRAVLPHLRERKSGHILNITSIGGLRAFPGVGIYNGSKFALEGIGESLAAQVGPLGIHVTNVEPSGFRTDWAGRSATYTEPAIADYRPTAGQNLANIQKASGNQPGDPERAAQAMFDLVRMENPPVHLPLGKAAVKGALDKFTTIKAEIEQYAHIGNGADFPE, from the coding sequence ATGACCAAACACTGGTTTATTACCGGCGTCAGCACCGGCTTTGGCAAGCACCTGGCCGAGCTGGCCCTCGCCAAAGGCGACAAGGTAGCCGCCACTTTTCGCCAGCCAGACCAAGCCGACGAGTTTACCCAAAAAGCGGGCGCCAACGGCCTTGGGCTGGTAGCCGACGTGGCCGATGAGGCGGCCGTTAAGCAAGCCGTGGCCGACGCCATTGCCCGGCTCGGCCACCTCGACGTGGTGGTGAATAACGCCGGCTACGGCTCGCTAGGCCCCATCGAGGAGGTGCCCGACGAAGAGGTGCAGCGGCAGTTCGACATCAACGTGTTTGGGCCATTGCGGGTGCTGCGCGCCGTGCTGCCGCACCTGCGCGAGCGCAAGAGCGGCCACATTCTCAACATCACGAGCATTGGCGGGCTGCGGGCTTTTCCGGGGGTGGGCATCTACAACGGCTCCAAATTCGCCCTCGAAGGCATCGGCGAGAGCCTAGCCGCGCAGGTAGGGCCGCTCGGCATTCACGTTACCAATGTGGAGCCCAGCGGCTTCCGCACCGACTGGGCCGGGCGCTCGGCCACGTATACCGAGCCGGCCATTGCCGACTACCGCCCCACGGCGGGCCAGAACCTGGCCAACATTCAGAAAGCCAGCGGCAACCAGCCCGGCGACCCCGAGCGCGCCGCCCAGGCCATGTTTGACCTCGTGCGCATGGAAAACCCGCCCGTGCACCTGCCGCTGGGCAAGGCCGCCGTGAAGGGCGCGCTCGATAAGTTTACGACCATCAAGGCCGAAATCGAGCAGTACGCCCACATCGGCAACGGGGCTGATTTCCCGGAATAG
- a CDS encoding FRG domain-containing protein, producing the protein MPTKPAANDFEAQSWQHLQDLLFRETWDARLGRYRSPFVYRGMRSFGYTLSTSLQRLGGNYHLLEHHLLRNFRKYARDTTTPPSATVWDWLALAQHHGLPTRLLDWTYSPYVALHFATDDLTAYHQDGIIWALNYVKAAEHLPPILRDALAGEGSNVFTTELLAPTLPSLPTLSGLQAEPFVLFLEPPSLDARIVHQYALFSLMSTPEAMLHTWLMQHPELYFRIRLPASLKWEVRDKLDQANITERVLMPGLGGLSRWLHRHYSAAQGRPATGENAELLG; encoded by the coding sequence ATGCCAACCAAGCCTGCCGCCAATGATTTTGAAGCCCAGAGCTGGCAGCACTTGCAAGACCTGCTGTTTCGCGAAACCTGGGATGCCCGGCTGGGGCGCTACCGCTCACCGTTTGTGTACCGGGGCATGCGCAGCTTTGGCTATACGCTCAGTACCAGCTTACAGCGGCTAGGGGGCAATTATCACCTCTTGGAGCACCACCTGCTGCGCAACTTCCGTAAGTATGCCCGCGATACCACTACCCCGCCCAGCGCCACCGTGTGGGACTGGCTGGCCCTGGCCCAGCACCATGGCCTGCCCACGCGCCTGCTCGACTGGACGTACTCGCCCTACGTGGCCCTGCATTTTGCCACCGACGACCTGACGGCCTACCACCAGGACGGCATTATTTGGGCCCTGAACTACGTGAAGGCCGCCGAGCATTTGCCGCCCATCCTGCGCGACGCGCTGGCCGGCGAAGGCTCCAATGTGTTCACCACCGAGCTGCTAGCCCCCACCCTGCCGAGCCTGCCCACGCTGTCCGGCTTGCAGGCCGAGCCCTTTGTGCTGTTTCTGGAGCCGCCCTCGCTCGATGCGCGCATCGTGCATCAGTACGCGCTGTTTTCGCTCATGAGCACGCCCGAGGCCATGCTGCACACCTGGCTCATGCAACACCCCGAATTGTACTTTCGCATTCGCCTGCCCGCTAGCCTCAAGTGGGAAGTGCGCGATAAACTGGACCAGGCCAACATCACCGAGCGCGTTCTAATGCCCGGGCTAGGCGGCCTCAGCCGCTGGCTGCACCGCCACTACTCGGCCGCCCAAGGCCGCCCGGCCACGGGCGAAAACGCTGAATTGCTCGGCTGA